Proteins encoded within one genomic window of Chlorobaculum sp. MV4-Y:
- a CDS encoding zinc metallopeptidase, with amino-acid sequence MFYFDPAYFLFALPPLLLGIWAQFKVKSAFKKYSQVATQNGVTGAQAALRILQRGGLDNVNVEMTSGMLSDHYDPRHKVLRLSGEVYSLPSIASVGVAAHEAGHALQDKIGYSPLAIRSAMVPVVSIGSNLGPILFMVGLFMHGVLGSSLAWAGIILFAGTALFALVTLPVEFDASRRAKELLVSQGIVSQREMAGVNAVLDAAALTYVAAAAQAIMQLLYYVTVMNRRND; translated from the coding sequence ATGTTTTATTTCGATCCAGCATATTTTCTCTTCGCTCTTCCGCCCCTGCTACTCGGCATTTGGGCGCAGTTCAAGGTGAAATCAGCTTTCAAAAAATATTCGCAGGTGGCGACCCAGAATGGCGTTACCGGCGCGCAGGCTGCCTTGCGTATTCTCCAGCGCGGCGGCTTGGACAACGTGAACGTCGAGATGACCAGCGGCATGCTTTCAGACCACTACGACCCGCGTCACAAGGTGCTGCGACTCAGCGGGGAGGTTTACAGCCTGCCAAGCATCGCCTCGGTTGGTGTAGCTGCCCATGAGGCTGGCCATGCTTTACAGGATAAAATCGGCTACTCACCTCTCGCCATCCGTTCAGCAATGGTGCCCGTAGTCTCTATTGGCAGCAATCTCGGGCCGATCCTCTTCATGGTAGGCCTGTTCATGCACGGCGTGCTTGGAAGCTCGCTGGCGTGGGCGGGAATCATTCTCTTCGCAGGAACGGCACTGTTCGCTTTGGTGACGCTGCCGGTGGAATTCGATGCCAGCCGACGCGCCAAGGAGTTGCTGGTTTCGCAGGGCATCGTTTCGCAGCGTGAGATGGCGGGCGTGAACGCCGTGCTCGATGCTGCCGCCCTGACCTATGTAGCCGCTGCCGCACAAGCGATCATGCAGTTGCTCTACTATGTGACGGTCATGAACCGGCGAAATGATTGA
- the folE gene encoding GTP cyclohydrolase I FolE, producing the protein MKQEKTVSPTLENNHHTHSALSQCDIDECFEEARGRQEEERLGSMSSAVQTLLKGIGEDPEREGLLLTPERVAKSLRFLTKGYRQNPEQLLKKAVFTESYDEMVLVKDIDIYSMCEHHMLPFFGKAHVAYIPDGKIVGLSKIPRVVEVFARRLQVQERLTQQIRDAIQNVLNPRGVAVVIEATHMCMVMRGVEKQNSVTTTSAMSGDFMTSQSTRSEFLRLIGNR; encoded by the coding sequence ATGAAACAGGAAAAAACAGTGTCACCTACCTTGGAGAATAACCATCACACCCACTCCGCGCTTTCGCAGTGCGACATCGATGAATGTTTTGAAGAGGCTCGCGGGCGGCAGGAAGAGGAGCGGCTCGGCTCGATGTCAAGTGCGGTTCAAACCCTACTGAAAGGCATCGGCGAGGATCCGGAACGTGAGGGATTGCTCCTGACTCCGGAGCGGGTCGCCAAATCGCTGCGGTTTCTGACGAAAGGATACCGGCAAAATCCGGAGCAGTTGCTCAAAAAAGCGGTGTTCACGGAGTCGTACGACGAGATGGTGCTAGTAAAGGACATCGACATTTACTCGATGTGCGAGCATCACATGCTTCCCTTCTTCGGCAAGGCGCACGTGGCCTACATTCCCGATGGCAAGATCGTGGGCTTATCGAAGATTCCGAGAGTCGTAGAGGTGTTCGCGCGGCGTTTGCAGGTCCAGGAGCGGCTAACCCAGCAGATCCGAGACGCTATCCAGAATGTGCTCAATCCGCGCGGCGTGGCCGTGGTGATTGAAGCGACGCACATGTGCATGGTGATGCGCGGCGTGGAGAAGCAAAATTCGGTGACGACAACCTCCGCCATGTCCGGAGATTTCATGACCAGCCAGTCCACGAGAAGCGAGTTCCTGCGCCTGATCGGCAACCGCTGA
- a CDS encoding hydrogenase maturation protease: protein MEVVRALKASGDWPENVQFVDGGTQGLYLLDYFESCDALMVFDSIIPVEFEPKVYCYRKEELPAFIHRKMSAHQMGRSELLAIVKLHGREPSEIVLIGAPPHDLGLGNGLSELMREHLARAVELGREVLREWLAE from the coding sequence GTGGAGGTCGTACGGGCGCTTAAGGCTTCCGGCGATTGGCCGGAAAACGTTCAGTTCGTGGATGGTGGCACGCAGGGGCTCTACTTGCTCGATTATTTCGAGTCATGCGATGCCTTGATGGTTTTCGACTCGATCATCCCGGTCGAGTTCGAACCGAAGGTCTATTGCTATCGTAAAGAAGAGCTTCCGGCGTTCATCCATCGCAAGATGTCGGCGCATCAGATGGGGCGCAGCGAACTGCTCGCCATCGTGAAGCTGCATGGCCGGGAACCGTCGGAGATCGTGCTCATCGGTGCGCCGCCGCACGATCTCGGGCTGGGCAATGGCCTGAGCGAGTTGATGCGCGAGCATCTGGCGCGGGCCGTCGAGCTGGGGCGCGAAGTCCTGCGGGAGTGGCTAGCAGAGTGA
- the trxA gene encoding thioredoxin: protein MAQTLDDLIRTSELPVFIDFWADWCGPCKMVAPSVKQLASEFKGKLTVVKVNVDQQPEAAARFQVQGIPALMLFAGGELKWRTAGAIPYQQMRQEVLKAIG from the coding sequence ATGGCTCAAACACTTGACGATCTTATCAGGACAAGCGAACTTCCCGTATTCATCGATTTCTGGGCAGATTGGTGCGGTCCGTGCAAAATGGTGGCCCCCTCGGTCAAACAACTCGCGAGCGAGTTCAAGGGAAAGTTGACTGTGGTCAAGGTTAACGTCGATCAGCAGCCTGAAGCCGCGGCCCGATTCCAGGTTCAGGGCATTCCCGCGCTCATGCTTTTTGCCGGAGGCGAACTTAAATGGCGCACGGCAGGAGCGATTCCCTACCAGCAGATGCGCCAGGAGGTGCTGAAGGCGATAGGGTAG
- a CDS encoding 6-carboxytetrahydropterin synthase has product MNDILEKPRKIYVTRQIEFNAAHRLFNPELSDEENRQLYGKCSGKYGHGHNYLLEITLSGIIDRKTGYLFDLKELKKILEEEIVARFDHRHLNHEVSELEGHVPTTEILAVTVWEILKSRLETIIKQEVSLHEVKIHETGKNSVTYLGE; this is encoded by the coding sequence ATGAACGACATCCTCGAAAAGCCAAGAAAAATTTACGTTACACGCCAAATCGAGTTCAATGCCGCCCACCGTCTGTTCAATCCGGAGCTATCGGACGAGGAGAACCGGCAACTCTACGGAAAATGCTCTGGTAAGTATGGACATGGGCACAACTATCTGCTTGAAATCACCCTATCGGGCATTATCGACCGAAAAACCGGCTATCTGTTCGATCTCAAGGAGCTGAAGAAAATTCTCGAAGAGGAGATTGTGGCGCGCTTCGACCACCGGCATCTGAACCATGAGGTGAGCGAACTCGAAGGCCATGTGCCGACAACGGAAATTCTTGCCGTCACCGTCTGGGAGATTCTCAAATCCCGACTGGAAACCATTATCAAACAGGAGGTTAGCCTCCATGAAGTTAAAATACATGAAACAGGAAAAAACAGTGTCACCTACCTTGGAGAATAA
- the cybH gene encoding Ni/Fe-hydrogenase, b-type cytochrome subunit, with the protein MGRLIEEIYVWRLPVRLYHWVNAFSIVALVVTGLYIASPVINPPLGEAVWQHNFVMWRYVHYCVAFVFTGNFLYRMYYALLSDDRYAKFGGFRPWSPAWWGKPFKEQVASYLFLRKDEPNYVGHNPVAALSHFIFIFCGSTFMILTGMAMYAENRPGSFMDAAFGWVLPLFGSSYNLHYAHHIVAWIFPFYVIVHLYAVFRHDIVDRTSVTSSIITGYKHKVEDEAAA; encoded by the coding sequence ATGGGCAGATTAATCGAGGAAATCTACGTCTGGCGTCTGCCGGTTCGGCTTTACCACTGGGTCAATGCGTTCAGCATCGTTGCGTTGGTGGTTACCGGCCTGTACATCGCCTCTCCGGTGATCAATCCGCCGCTTGGTGAAGCGGTCTGGCAGCACAACTTCGTGATGTGGCGCTATGTGCATTATTGCGTTGCTTTTGTGTTTACCGGCAACTTTCTGTACAGGATGTACTACGCGTTGCTTTCGGACGATCGATATGCAAAGTTCGGTGGATTCAGGCCGTGGTCTCCTGCATGGTGGGGCAAGCCCTTCAAGGAGCAGGTTGCCTCATATCTGTTTTTGCGGAAGGATGAACCGAACTATGTCGGACACAACCCGGTTGCGGCGCTGTCACATTTCATTTTCATTTTCTGCGGTTCGACTTTCATGATTCTGACCGGCATGGCTATGTACGCCGAGAATCGTCCTGGCAGCTTCATGGACGCGGCGTTTGGATGGGTGCTGCCGCTCTTCGGCAGCAGTTACAACCTGCACTACGCGCACCATATCGTCGCCTGGATTTTCCCGTTCTACGTGATCGTGCATCTGTACGCCGTCTTCCGTCACGACATTGTGGATCGCACCAGCGTGACCTCATCGATTATCACTGGCTACAAGCACAAGGTGGAAGATGAAGCGGCGGCGTGA